GCACGCGGATTGTGTCCTGACGCCGCACGGGGGGGAGTTTGCCCGGCTTTTCCCGGATATTGCAAGGGACCTCAACGCTGGTGGCCTCTCGAAGATCGGGGCCAGCCAGGCGGCGGCGGGCCGGGCGGGCTGCACCGTATTGTTCAAGGGCGCGGAGACGGTGATCGCCGCGCCGGAGGGGGTGGTCTGGGTCAGCGATGCGGGGTCGGACCGCGCGGCACCCTGGCTGGCCACGGCTGGCGCGGGGGATGTTCTGGCGGGAATGATCTGCGGTCTTCTGGCGCGCGGTCTAAGCGCGACGCAGGCGGCAGGGGCCGCTGCCTGGGTGCATGTCGAAGCGGCACGCAGCTTTGGCCCGGGGCTGATTGCCGAGGACCTGCCGGAACAGATCCCGGTGGTTTTCCGCTCCCTGAGCCTGTGATGCGCCGGGCTGAAGACACCGGGTCCGGTATCCTCACGTCACCGGCCCTGCCATAGTGCGATGGGCGCCGCGCCTGGGGCCGGTGCGGCCTGTCAGGCCGGAACAGCGGCTGCGGAGGCCAGTTCCAGCCCGTCGGCATAGAGGATGTGTGCCGCGCCGAAGACCAGTTCCACGGTCTCGACGTCGATCACGCCGAGGAGGCGAATGAATTCGCCGTCGACGAGCCGCTCCACCGGCACCAGCGCCTGCGAGGCTCCGAACAGCATCGGTGCGCGCCAGTCGCGGACCAGGATTTCCTGGCTGGCGGACAGGGTGACGTCCTGGTCGGGCCGGGCATTGCCCAGCGAACCGGCGCGGATACTGACCGCCCGCATGGCACGAAATCTGCGCCGCACCTGCCGGACCACGGCCATGCCG
This region of Ponticoccus alexandrii genomic DNA includes:
- a CDS encoding Hint domain-containing protein; protein product: MEPKTVRRDDGALPARHIESDQALNALVAGTVVLTLEGALPVEFINPGDRVITRDSGMAVVRQVRRRFRAMRAVSIRAGSLGNARPDQDVTLSASQEILVRDWRAPMLFGASQALVPVERLVDGEFIRLLGVIDVETVELVFGAAHILYADGLELASAAAVPA